From the genome of Acidaminococcus sp.:
CAATGATCCGTGCCCGTGCGGAAGCGGTAAAAAGTATAAGAACTGCTGTGGTAAAAACAGCTGATAACCCTATGAAGCTGGAACCTTTTCCAGCTTCTTTTAGGCTGCGATGATTTTGAGAGGATTTTGTAAAAAGGAGTTTGAGTACGGTGTTACTTGAAGAATTACGCCCGCAAATCAATGAATTGAAATCTCATTTGGGAGAATTAAAAGAAGGACTGGGCATTGCCAGGAAGGAAGAACGCATCCAGAATCTGGACTATCAGATGGCAGCCCCCGGTTTCTGGGATGACCCCGATAAAGCTCAGAAAGTAGCTCAGGAGACGAATAACCTGAAGGCAGAAGTAGATACTTTCCACAAACTGAGCCAGAAATTGGACGATATGGAAACGCTGTGGGAAATGGCCATGGAAGATGGTGATGACAGCGTCCATGAAGAAATTGAAAAAGAATTGGAAGAATGCCGCCAGAAGCTGGCCGATCTGGAACTGGGCATGCTGCTGTGTGACGAATATGATGCCAATAATGCCATCATGAACCTGCATGCCGGTGCCGGCGGCACCGAGGCCCAGGACTGGACGAGTATGCTTATGCGCATGTTCACGCGGTATGCGGAACGTAAAGGTTTTCAAGTGGAAATGCTTGATGTGCTTCCCGGTGAAGAAGCAGGCATCAAGAGCGCAACCCTTTCCATTACGGGCCACAATGCTTATGGCTATCTGAAGAGTGAGAAGGGAGTACATCGTCTGGTGCGGATTTCTCCTTTTGACGCCAATGCCAGAAGACATACTTCTTTTTCCGCAGTGGATGTTATGCCTGAAATTGATAACACCGTACACGTTGACATCAATATGGACGATGTCCGCGTCGACTATTACCGCGCCAGCGGTGCCGGCGGGCAGCACGTCAACAAGACAAGTTCGGCTGTCCGTATGACCCATATTCCGACGGGCATTGTGGTGCAGTGCCAGAATGAACGTTCCCAGCTGCAAAATAAGGAAAAATGCCTGCAGCTGCTCCGTGCAAAATTGTATCAGTATGAAAAGGCAATTCAGGACAAGAAAATCAGTGATATTGCCGGCGATTACCAGTCGATTGAATGGGGCAGCCAGATTCGCTCCTACGTGTTCCAGCCGTACACTATGGTCAAGGATCACCGGACGGGAGCAGAAACGGGCAATGTACAGGCCGTGATGGACGGTGATCTGGACTTGTTCGTTGAAAGCTACCTCAGGAGTTTAAAACACAACTGAGTTAAAGAAGGGCACTTAGATGAAAACTTATAAGAAAATATTCTGCCTTTGCGTCGCCTTGGGGCTGATCTGCTCTCTGATTCTGAACTACCAGAGAATGCAGGTTGAGGACGCCAATAAGCAGATTGAAACGGTCATGGAATCAGAAGCCATGTACCGGATTGCTCAGGAAGACGGCGTCCCTGTGCAGGATGTCTACAAAGCTTTTCGTGATATCGGTGTGACGACCATGTCCGTTTCTGATGAGTCCCTGCTGCAGATGTCTGCCCGCGGCCGTATCGTGATGTATACGGGTGAGCAGCTGCTGCACCAATATCGGGCTTCCGGTCTGACGGCAGCCTGGCAGGCAGTAGTGAACAGCCCCGATTTCACCGTCAATGCCCTGTACTTGACAGATGGCCGCAGCCCCCGTGCTTTGGATGAAACGGTAGAAGCCCTGAAGATGCGTTTTGGCAGCAAGCGGCTGCGTCAGATAAGCACCCAGCCGCGGATTTACTGCATAGACGCTGTTACCGAAACGAATAACAACCCATTTTCCACGGATATGCTTGCTATGCAGCAGCTTCCTCTGACCATCCTGACGGAGCGTATTGAGGAAGTCAAAAACGCCGGTTTCTATGTATGCGTACGTCCGGTGGACTATGTGGAACGCCCTTACGAAGGGTCACCTTCTGCTGAAGAGGCCATTCGTGCGTTCTTTACTCATCTCGACAAGAGCGGAGCTGAGATTTCTCTGCTCATTCCGTCCGGCAAGACCATGCTCGGGTATCCCGATGTGGAACCGGTTGTAGCGGAAGAAATGCGTAAGCGCAACATCACGCTCGGCATGGTGGAAAATGATATTCAGCTGCAGTTTGTTAAAATGAAAGGCCTGACCGACATGGCGCCGCTTATGGACTACCAGGTAGCCCGTACGTACGTCATTACCGTGGATGAGCAGCGCAAGATGTCTATCTACGATGCTTTCCGCCGCTGGCCGCTTTCCGATTCGGAACGCAATATCCGGGTACATCTCATCCGGACGTTCCTTACTCCGCGGGAAGGGAAGACTCTGCTGCAGACAAACCTGGACTATGTCAAGAGAATCAACGATTTCGTGGCATCCAAAGGCTACACGAGCGGCCGTGCGGATATTTATAAAGTCTACTGGCCGTCCCGGCTCTACTATGTGCCGATGGCTTTCTCCCTGGCTGCTGCCTGGTGCCTCTATATTCTGCAGCTCGGCGTGTTGAAGGAAAAGTACTATGGCCGTGCCGTGGCCGTTCTGGGAATTTTGATTGCTGCTTCCCTCTGCCTGTTGAAGGGTCATTCGCTTGTCTTCCGTCAGGCAGCGGCACTTGGGGCTGCTGTTATCTTCCCGGTGCTCGCCATGCAGCAGATGATCCGGGTCTGGGAAAACGGAAAACAAGGCGGCTCGCTGCCCGGGCTTTTAGGCCGTACGGTAGTGTACTTGTTCCTTGCTATGCTGTTTTCGCTGATTGGCGCTTCCTACCTCGGAGCCGTCCTGAGCGATATTCGTTTCCTGCTTGAACTCGATATCTACCGCGGCGTCAAGCTGACCTTCATGCTCCCGGCACTGCTTGTGCTGCTGCACTATGTAGTGCACCACGGACTCTGGCATCCGGGTGAAGGCCCGATGGTGGTCGTGCGGCGTATCCGGAAATTCATGAATCATCCTCTGACTTTCAATGTGCTCGCCATCCTCGCTGTGGCTGCCGTTGTGCTTTGGATCTTTATCGGGCGCAGCGGTCATACGGCGGGCGTGCCGGTGCCGGCCATTGAAACAAAGATGCGCTATTTCCTTGAAGAAGCCATGTATGCAAGACCGCGTGAGAAAGAATTCCTTATCGGTCATCCGGCTTTCTTCCTGGCTGCGTGGGCCTATTGGCGCAAGCTGCCAAACTGGTTCTGCGGACTTTTCGTGGTGGCTGCCACGATTGGTCAGGGCTCGCTGGTGCAGACCTTTGCCCACATGAGAACTCCGATTTTTATGTCCTATGTCCGTGCCCTTGACGGGTATGCACTGGGTATTGTGGGCGGCATTATTGCTGTCCTTATCTTCGAAGCCATTTATCGTTTTACCTTAAAGCATATTCCCGGGAGGCGTGACATTGAATAAGATCCTGATTTCCGGGTACTATGGATTTTCCAATGCCGGTGACGAGGCGATGCTGACGGCGATTCTGACTTCTCTTCGCAAGGCGGATCCGGATGTAGAGCTGACCGTGATTTCCGGCCACCCTCATGTGACCGAAAGAATCCATCAGGTTCGTGCCATCCATCGTTTCGATTTCATCAAGATCCTGCGGGAAATGAAAAAGACCGACATGCTGCTTTCGGGCGGCGGCAGTCTGCTGCAGAACGTGACAAGTTACGTCAGCCTTTTCTACTATCTGAGTATTATCGGTCTGGCTGCCCTGATGCATCGGAAAATCATGCTGTTTGCTCAGGGCATCGGGCCCATCCGGGGTGCTTTTTCCCGGTTTTTGACCCATCAGATATGCCGTCATGCCGATCTCATTACGGTGCGTGACGATGGTTCTCTGGAGGATCTCTGTGCGATGGGATTTGCCAGAGAGGAAGTCCACGTGACTTCAGATGCTGTATTTTCCCTTCCTCCCGGAAGGAAGGAAGCGGGACAGCTTGAACTTGAAGCCATCGGCATGAATCGCAGCCGTCCGGTCATCGGATTTGCGCTGCGTCACTGGAAGGGTGAAGACCGGTTTATCAAAGAGTTTGCCGCCGCGGCCGACGCGCTGAAAAAGGCTTTCGGTTGTCAGATTCTTTTCATTCCGCTGCAGTTTCCGGCTGATCAGGAACTATCGAAAGCCGTTAAGCATGAAATGCAGAACGCGGATGATGTCTACATCCTTGACCGCAAACTTTCTACGCAGTCTTATCAGGATCTCATCAGCAGCCTTAGTATGCTGATCGGGATGCGTCTTCATGCGCTCGTTTTTGCAGCATTGAATGACGTGCCTTTTATGGCTGTTTCTTATGACCCCAAAGTGGATCGCTTTGTCAGCGGTATGAAGGGTCATGTTGTCAATACGATTGACCGCGTCACGGCCGGCGAAATTGTTTCACTGGCGCAGACGCTCAGCCACAGCGACGGCAGGCAGGAAAAGGAACAGATTGCTGCCCTGCGGCAGGAGGCGCGGGCCAATATTGACCGTGCTATCGCGTTATTACACAAGTAAGTGGAGGTGTTTCCTTTGCTGGTCATGAATCATGCCTGTAAATCTTATCCCGGCGGGGCTACGGCCCTCCAGGATGTATGCGTGCATATCAAGCCGGGGGAATTTGTGTTCCTCGTAGGCCCGAGCGGTGCCGGCAAATCGACATTTATCAAGGCCATATCCCGGGAAATCGAACTGACGAGCGGCCAGGTCCTGGTCGACGGAGTCGATGTCATGAAACTTCGTTCCAGCGAGATTCCTTATCTGCGGCGTCAGCTGGGCATTGTATTCCAGGATTACCGGCTGCTCAATGACCGCACGGTATTTGAAAATGTGGCTTTTGCCATGCAGGTCATTGAAACACCTTCCCGTAAAATCAAGGAACGCGTTCATGAAGTACTGGATCTCGTCGGGCTGGACGACCGTGCGGATGACTATCCCGGGGAAATGAGCGGCGGCGAGCAGCAGCGCGTTGCCATTGCAAGAGCGATTGTCAATGATCCGCTGCTTGTGATTGCCGACGAACCAACGGGCAACCTGGACCCGGAGACCAGTATGGAAATCATGAATATCTTTACGGAAATCAATCGCCGCGGGACGACCATTATCATGGCCACCCATGACAAGACGATGGTTGACTACATGCAGAAACGTGTCATTGCCATAGAGGACGGCCGCGTTGTCCGGGACGAGATCAAGGGAGTTTACGGGTATGAGATTTAGTACAAAGTGGTATTACTTAAAAGAAACTTTTAAATCCATCAAACGCAATTCCCTGATGAGTATTGCTTCCATCTCGACGGTCGCGCTTTCTATCCTCGTGCTGGGACTCTTCCTTGTCATGGTGCTGAACGTCAATAACATTGCCCGGTATCTGGAAAACCAGGTACAGGTAACGGTATATATGGAAGATTCGGCGAATGCGGCACAGCGCAGGCAGGTGGAGCAAAAGCTGAAACTGACACAGGGTGTTATGGAAGTCAAGGCTGTAACCAAGGAGCAGGCACTCAAGAAATTCAAGGAGCGTCTGCGAGAACAGCAGAAACTGCTTGATGCCCTGGGTGAGGAAAACCCGTTCCCTTATTCCTTTGAGGTAAAGGTCGATAAGCCGGAAAGGATTCAGCAGATTGTACCTGAAATCGAAAATATGCCCGGTGTAGAAACGGCAAAATTCGGTCAGGAAGTGGTGAAACACATATTCCAGTTGACACGAATTTTGCGCCTGGGCGGCATTTTACTTATTGTGATGCTGGCCATTGCCACGCTCTTTATCATCTCCAATACCATTCGGATTACCGTCTTTGCACGGCGCAGGGAAGTCAGTATCATGAAATTTGTCGGCGCAACGAACTGGTTTATCCGCTGGCCGTTCCTTCTGGAAGGGATGATTATGGGATTTATCGGGGCACTCATTGCGTCGGCAGCCCTTTATGAGATTTATGAGACCGTACAGGCTAAGATTTATGCCACACTGGCATTTTTCCCGCTCCTGCCGCTCTGGCCTTTCATGGGGTATCTCTGTGCATGCCTGGTTCTCGTCGGTACGTTTATCGGCGCCGCAGGCAGTGCTATTTCGCTGCGGAAATTCCTGGATGTATAAGGAGGCGCTTGGATGAAGAAAGAAGCAGCTGTGCTTTGTGCACTCCTCCTGATGGTAAATTTTGCCTCGCCGGTGACCTGGGCTGAAACCATCGAAGATAAAAAAGCGGAACTCGAAGAAGTACAGCGCCAGATGGACAGTAAGGATGCCGAACGGGAATCCAACCAGCGCCGTATCAATAATGCCGTGGAAGCATTGATGGAAGCCCGCAGACAGCTAGCCGAGGCCCAGCGTGAGCTGGCGGTTGTCGAAGCGCAGCAGGAAGTATTGGAAGCAAAGATTCGCGGCAACGAACGGGCACTTTCCATTAAACAGAAAGAATTTGATAATACGCGCGAAATCTACAAAAAGAGACTGCGCGATATTTATGAAAATGGTCAGGTCAATTATCTGGACGTGCTGCTGGGGTCTGTGGATTTCAGCGATTTTGCCTCCCGTATGTATCTGCTGCAGCGAATCATTCGTCAGGATACACGCCTCATTGATACGCTGACAAAGCAAAAAGAAGAACTGCAGGCAAGACAGGCTGAACTCGAAGAAAATAAGAGACAGCTCGATGCGAACCACGAGCAGGTCGTGGCAAAGCAGGAACTTGTAGCGCAAAAACAGCAGGAACAGCAGGCACTGTATGAACAGGCGATGGCTGATAAGGCGCGCCTGGATGCCGAATATGAAGAGCTGCAGGAAAACAGCCGTCAGATTACGGCCATGATCAAACAGATGGAAGAAGCAGGCCGCATGGCCGCGCATGGTCACGGCACGGGTCAATTCAGCTGGCCGGTTTACGGCGAGATTACGTCTCCTTTTGGCTGGCGTATCCATCCAATCTGGCATTCGTCTATTTTCCATGCCGGCATTGATATTGGTGCCGACTATGGTGACCCCGTATCTGCCGCAGATTCCGGTACGGTCATTTATGCCGGCTGGATGGGCGGTTACGGCTACGCTGTCATGATCGATCACGGCGGCGGGCTGGTTACACTTTACGGACATAATTCGTCGCTTACGGTAGGCGTAGGCGAAAATGTCGCGAAGGGGCAGACTATTGCCCTGGCCGGCAGTACGGGCAACTCGACGGGTCCGCACTGTCATTTTGAGGTGCGTGTCCACGGTGAAGTGGTCCAGCCTCTGGATTATTTACCATAAAAAGAAGGGGTGTCTATGGGCAAAAAAAGATTTGGCATAGGCGCGCTCATCCTGACCTTCGTCCTTTCTTTCGCCGCCTTTGGCGCGGCAGCTTACTTTTTGCTCACCCGCTGGGTGAGTTCTCCTGTCGGCTTTGTTCAGCTCGGCCGGACGCTGCACTTGATTCAGTCTTATTATGTGGATGAAAGTAATTCGGATGATCTTTACGCCGGTGCTATCCGCGGTATGGTCAAGGAATTGAATGACCCATATTCGGAGTACCTGGACAGCAAAGACTTTGAAGCGCTGTCCAATATGACGGAAGGTCATTTTGGCGGGGTAGGGCTCGTCATGGGTATGAAAGATCAGCAATTTATCGTTGTATCCCCGATTGAAGATACCCCGGCGTACCGTGCCGGAATCAAAGCAGGTGATATCATTACCCGCGTCGATGATACGGATCTTGCCGGGATGACGCTGACCGATGTTGTAAAACTGCTGCGTGGGGCCGACGGTACGACCGTTCGCGTGACCTATAAACGCGGCGATGATGAGAAGGAAACGACAATTACGCGTTCCGAGATCAAGATTCGGAGCGTCTACGGAAAGATGGAGGACGACCACATTGGTTATATCCGCATCACCAACTTTAACGCGGATACGGCAAAGGACTTTGAAAGCGAGCTGAAGAAACTGGAAGACCAGGGAATGCAGGCGCTTGTCCTCGACCTTAGGGATAATCCCGGCGGACTCCTCGAAAGCGGAGTCGATGTGGCACGTCACCTTGTGCCGAAAGGCCCGATTGTTTCGCTGAAGGACCGTAACGGTCATACCGAAGTGGAGACCTCGGACCTTGAAGCGGTCAAGTATCCGCTTGCCGTGCTGGTGAACCACGGGACGGCGAGCGCTTCCGAAATTGTGTCCGGAGCCATCCAGGATACGAAAGCCGGCCGCTTGTTCGGAACGAAGACGTTTGGTAAAGGAGTAGTCCAGAATGTCTTTATGCTTTCTCCGAATACGGCTGTAAAGCTGACGATAGCGAAGTATTACACACCGAGCGGACGCAGTATCCATAAGGTGGGTATTGAGCCGGATGAAGTCGTGGAAGCAAAGGACGAACAGGGAAAGAACCAGCTGGAGGCGGCCGAAGCATATCTGCGGGAACAGCTCAAGGCTGGCAAGGAATAAACGGGGAGGCACGAAACCATGAGTACAATTCAAAATTGGTACCGCGGCTTTACGGCGTACGCGGCCACGGATGCAGGGAAAATCGGTCTCTGGAATTATGCAGTCATACTGATCTGTGCTCTCGTTATCTGTGTGCTGATTCTGCTGATACTGTATTCTTTCCGTACCAGGCAGATGCGGCGTGAACGCGGTATCAAGTACCGTATTTCCAAATTGATT
Proteins encoded in this window:
- a CDS encoding S41 family peptidase: MGKKRFGIGALILTFVLSFAAFGAAAYFLLTRWVSSPVGFVQLGRTLHLIQSYYVDESNSDDLYAGAIRGMVKELNDPYSEYLDSKDFEALSNMTEGHFGGVGLVMGMKDQQFIVVSPIEDTPAYRAGIKAGDIITRVDDTDLAGMTLTDVVKLLRGADGTTVRVTYKRGDDEKETTITRSEIKIRSVYGKMEDDHIGYIRITNFNADTAKDFESELKKLEDQGMQALVLDLRDNPGGLLESGVDVARHLVPKGPIVSLKDRNGHTEVETSDLEAVKYPLAVLVNHGTASASEIVSGAIQDTKAGRLFGTKTFGKGVVQNVFMLSPNTAVKLTIAKYYTPSGRSIHKVGIEPDEVVEAKDEQGKNQLEAAEAYLREQLKAGKE
- a CDS encoding DUF5693 family protein, yielding MKTYKKIFCLCVALGLICSLILNYQRMQVEDANKQIETVMESEAMYRIAQEDGVPVQDVYKAFRDIGVTTMSVSDESLLQMSARGRIVMYTGEQLLHQYRASGLTAAWQAVVNSPDFTVNALYLTDGRSPRALDETVEALKMRFGSKRLRQISTQPRIYCIDAVTETNNNPFSTDMLAMQQLPLTILTERIEEVKNAGFYVCVRPVDYVERPYEGSPSAEEAIRAFFTHLDKSGAEISLLIPSGKTMLGYPDVEPVVAEEMRKRNITLGMVENDIQLQFVKMKGLTDMAPLMDYQVARTYVITVDEQRKMSIYDAFRRWPLSDSERNIRVHLIRTFLTPREGKTLLQTNLDYVKRINDFVASKGYTSGRADIYKVYWPSRLYYVPMAFSLAAAWCLYILQLGVLKEKYYGRAVAVLGILIAASLCLLKGHSLVFRQAAALGAAVIFPVLAMQQMIRVWENGKQGGSLPGLLGRTVVYLFLAMLFSLIGASYLGAVLSDIRFLLELDIYRGVKLTFMLPALLVLLHYVVHHGLWHPGEGPMVVVRRIRKFMNHPLTFNVLAILAVAAVVLWIFIGRSGHTAGVPVPAIETKMRYFLEEAMYARPREKEFLIGHPAFFLAAWAYWRKLPNWFCGLFVVAATIGQGSLVQTFAHMRTPIFMSYVRALDGYALGIVGGIIAVLIFEAIYRFTLKHIPGRRDIE
- a CDS encoding peptidoglycan DD-metalloendopeptidase family protein — protein: MKKEAAVLCALLLMVNFASPVTWAETIEDKKAELEEVQRQMDSKDAERESNQRRINNAVEALMEARRQLAEAQRELAVVEAQQEVLEAKIRGNERALSIKQKEFDNTREIYKKRLRDIYENGQVNYLDVLLGSVDFSDFASRMYLLQRIIRQDTRLIDTLTKQKEELQARQAELEENKRQLDANHEQVVAKQELVAQKQQEQQALYEQAMADKARLDAEYEELQENSRQITAMIKQMEEAGRMAAHGHGTGQFSWPVYGEITSPFGWRIHPIWHSSIFHAGIDIGADYGDPVSAADSGTVIYAGWMGGYGYAVMIDHGGGLVTLYGHNSSLTVGVGENVAKGQTIALAGSTGNSTGPHCHFEVRVHGEVVQPLDYLP
- the prfB gene encoding peptide chain release factor 2, encoding MLLEELRPQINELKSHLGELKEGLGIARKEERIQNLDYQMAAPGFWDDPDKAQKVAQETNNLKAEVDTFHKLSQKLDDMETLWEMAMEDGDDSVHEEIEKELEECRQKLADLELGMLLCDEYDANNAIMNLHAGAGGTEAQDWTSMLMRMFTRYAERKGFQVEMLDVLPGEEAGIKSATLSITGHNAYGYLKSEKGVHRLVRISPFDANARRHTSFSAVDVMPEIDNTVHVDINMDDVRVDYYRASGAGGQHVNKTSSAVRMTHIPTGIVVQCQNERSQLQNKEKCLQLLRAKLYQYEKAIQDKKISDIAGDYQSIEWGSQIRSYVFQPYTMVKDHRTGAETGNVQAVMDGDLDLFVESYLRSLKHN
- the csaB gene encoding polysaccharide pyruvyl transferase CsaB, producing MTLNKILISGYYGFSNAGDEAMLTAILTSLRKADPDVELTVISGHPHVTERIHQVRAIHRFDFIKILREMKKTDMLLSGGGSLLQNVTSYVSLFYYLSIIGLAALMHRKIMLFAQGIGPIRGAFSRFLTHQICRHADLITVRDDGSLEDLCAMGFAREEVHVTSDAVFSLPPGRKEAGQLELEAIGMNRSRPVIGFALRHWKGEDRFIKEFAAAADALKKAFGCQILFIPLQFPADQELSKAVKHEMQNADDVYILDRKLSTQSYQDLISSLSMLIGMRLHALVFAALNDVPFMAVSYDPKVDRFVSGMKGHVVNTIDRVTAGEIVSLAQTLSHSDGRQEKEQIAALRQEARANIDRAIALLHK
- the ftsX gene encoding permease-like cell division protein FtsX, translated to MRFSTKWYYLKETFKSIKRNSLMSIASISTVALSILVLGLFLVMVLNVNNIARYLENQVQVTVYMEDSANAAQRRQVEQKLKLTQGVMEVKAVTKEQALKKFKERLREQQKLLDALGEENPFPYSFEVKVDKPERIQQIVPEIENMPGVETAKFGQEVVKHIFQLTRILRLGGILLIVMLAIATLFIISNTIRITVFARRREVSIMKFVGATNWFIRWPFLLEGMIMGFIGALIASAALYEIYETVQAKIYATLAFFPLLPLWPFMGYLCACLVLVGTFIGAAGSAISLRKFLDV
- the ftsE gene encoding cell division ATP-binding protein FtsE codes for the protein MNHACKSYPGGATALQDVCVHIKPGEFVFLVGPSGAGKSTFIKAISREIELTSGQVLVDGVDVMKLRSSEIPYLRRQLGIVFQDYRLLNDRTVFENVAFAMQVIETPSRKIKERVHEVLDLVGLDDRADDYPGEMSGGEQQRVAIARAIVNDPLLVIADEPTGNLDPETSMEIMNIFTEINRRGTTIIMATHDKTMVDYMQKRVIAIEDGRVVRDEIKGVYGYEI